A part of Myxococcus landrumus genomic DNA contains:
- a CDS encoding TetR/AcrR family transcriptional regulator: MSRASSRPRSPATLRPFEEIRDRRRGPGLTAEDWADAALWSLEEGVDALSVERLARKLGVTKGSFYWHYAGRPALLQAALARWEQLATEEVIARLEELPTPQERLQRLLAVTFDPAPAGRLEVAIAAAAANPLIQPVVARVSRRRIDYLVSLYRALGVSAREARAWALQAYSTYVGLLHLTITSPETLRSHRERADYVKHLARVLMPE; encoded by the coding sequence ATGAGCCGCGCTTCTTCCCGCCCCCGGAGCCCCGCAACCCTTCGTCCTTTCGAGGAGATACGTGACCGCCGTCGGGGGCCGGGGCTCACCGCCGAGGACTGGGCGGATGCCGCGCTGTGGAGCTTGGAGGAGGGGGTCGACGCGCTGTCGGTGGAGCGGTTGGCCCGCAAGCTCGGGGTGACGAAGGGGAGCTTCTACTGGCACTACGCGGGGCGGCCTGCCTTGCTTCAAGCCGCGCTGGCGCGGTGGGAGCAACTGGCCACGGAGGAGGTCATCGCTCGGCTGGAGGAGCTGCCGACGCCGCAGGAGCGATTGCAGCGGCTCCTGGCCGTGACGTTCGACCCCGCGCCGGCGGGGAGGCTCGAAGTGGCCATCGCCGCGGCGGCCGCGAATCCGCTCATCCAGCCCGTGGTCGCGCGGGTGTCGCGGCGACGCATCGACTACCTGGTGTCGCTGTACCGGGCGCTGGGTGTGTCAGCGAGGGAGGCCCGAGCGTGGGCGCTCCAGGCGTACTCCACCTACGTGGGGCTGTTGCATCTGACCATCACCAGTCCGGAGACGCTGCGCTCCCATCGCGAGCGCGCTGACTACGTGAAGCACCTTGCCCGGGTGTTGATGCCCGAGTGA
- a CDS encoding serine/threonine-protein kinase, whose protein sequence is MSSIDPTAISRPRSPDLISGYRLEKLVGTGGMGEVHKATQLSLGRTVAVKLLNAELAKDPSFIARFQKEAAALAALSHPHVVSIVDKGKTDSTYYLVMEFVDGPSLRELIRSPQLDMVGALRRMLEICRAIEYAHGRGVIHRDLKPENILLDQQAGGIAKVSDFGLASFLDDASPSSRYALTSTHVSMGTLSYMAPEQRVDAKNADARADIFSLGVILYEWLTGEVPLGTFDPPSQRKPGLDARLDGIVTKCLKPDPEDRYPSVAALIADLELLVPGSLPSLLPVKQTRMQRFKSGVRQVVRFTLRVAAGLMVLAASGVLGTAYYLSGERRAPIAPGAALMGYLGEPKTQPVPGREEANAERRKVTLGEGLAEQSLVVAGRPVSLEDKTLVFPWQEDTQSVGRVRVDVTRRDGDILSLTSQFSVAGPPPTWERRLRDMFNLYQPSPPPTVAMMLLGTTGRYVALVHNGVGEPLRLEWALGERRGAMLGMESPRTGDVTLELAVDAEGRLEAFLGAGKDRRALFEPLVLGTGWVEQFGDAPFPAYGCIEATCRVSGITYVLKQSPPGGTTAPVPTAPLPVVKAVATAAVPAKAVVPKKAPPPPPPKKQTSKPPPKNGKRR, encoded by the coding sequence ATGTCCTCCATCGACCCGACGGCGATCAGCCGGCCCCGTTCACCGGACCTCATCAGCGGCTACCGCCTTGAAAAGCTCGTCGGCACCGGAGGCATGGGAGAGGTCCACAAGGCCACCCAGCTCTCCCTGGGCCGCACGGTAGCGGTCAAGCTGCTCAACGCGGAGCTGGCCAAGGACCCCTCCTTCATCGCCCGCTTCCAGAAGGAGGCCGCCGCGCTCGCCGCGCTGAGCCATCCCCACGTCGTCTCCATCGTCGACAAGGGCAAGACGGACAGCACCTACTACCTGGTGATGGAGTTCGTGGATGGCCCGTCGCTGCGCGAGCTGATCCGCTCGCCGCAGCTCGACATGGTCGGCGCGCTCCGGCGGATGCTCGAAATCTGCCGGGCCATCGAGTACGCGCACGGCCGCGGCGTCATCCACCGGGACTTGAAGCCGGAGAACATCCTGCTGGACCAGCAGGCCGGCGGCATCGCGAAGGTGTCCGACTTCGGGCTCGCGTCGTTCCTGGATGATGCCAGCCCGTCCTCGCGCTACGCGCTGACGTCCACGCACGTGTCCATGGGCACGCTGTCGTACATGGCGCCCGAGCAGCGCGTGGACGCGAAGAACGCGGATGCGCGCGCGGACATCTTCTCGCTGGGCGTCATCCTCTACGAGTGGCTCACCGGCGAAGTGCCGCTGGGCACGTTCGACCCGCCGTCCCAGCGCAAGCCCGGGCTGGACGCGCGGCTGGATGGCATCGTCACCAAGTGCCTCAAGCCGGACCCGGAGGACCGCTACCCGTCGGTGGCGGCGCTCATCGCGGACCTGGAGCTGCTGGTCCCCGGCAGCCTTCCGTCGCTGCTTCCGGTGAAGCAGACGCGCATGCAGCGCTTCAAGTCGGGCGTGCGCCAGGTGGTGCGCTTCACGCTGCGGGTGGCCGCGGGCCTGATGGTGCTGGCGGCGAGCGGCGTGCTGGGCACGGCCTACTACCTGAGCGGAGAGCGCCGCGCGCCCATCGCGCCGGGCGCCGCCCTCATGGGCTATCTGGGCGAGCCCAAGACGCAGCCCGTGCCGGGCCGCGAGGAGGCCAACGCCGAGCGCCGCAAGGTGACGCTGGGCGAGGGCCTGGCCGAGCAGAGCCTCGTCGTGGCTGGCCGGCCGGTGAGCCTGGAGGACAAGACGCTCGTCTTCCCGTGGCAGGAGGACACGCAGAGCGTGGGGCGCGTGCGTGTGGACGTCACGCGCCGGGATGGCGACATCCTCAGCCTCACCAGCCAGTTCTCCGTGGCGGGGCCGCCCCCCACGTGGGAGCGCCGCCTGCGCGACATGTTCAACCTGTACCAGCCCTCGCCGCCGCCCACCGTGGCGATGATGCTGCTGGGCACCACGGGCCGCTACGTGGCGCTGGTCCACAACGGCGTCGGCGAGCCCCTCCGTCTGGAGTGGGCGCTGGGTGAGCGCCGGGGCGCCATGCTGGGCATGGAGTCTCCGCGGACGGGTGACGTGACGCTGGAATTGGCGGTGGACGCCGAGGGCCGGCTGGAGGCGTTCCTCGGCGCGGGCAAGGACCGCCGCGCCCTCTTCGAGCCCCTGGTGCTGGGCACCGGCTGGGTGGAGCAGTTCGGCGACGCGCCCTTCCCCGCCTATGGCTGCATCGAGGCCACCTGCCGCGTCTCCGGCATCACCTACGTGCTCAAGCAGTCCCCGCCGGGTGGCACGACGGCGCCCGTGCCCACCGCGCCGCTGCCCGTGGTGAAGGCCGTGGCGACCGCCGCCGTGCCCGCGAAGGCCGTGGTGCCCAAGAAGGCGCCGCCGCCTCCGCCCCCCAAGAAGCAGACGTCCAAGCCCCCGCCCAAGAACGGCAAGCGTCGGTAG
- a CDS encoding YXWGXW repeat-containing protein, whose amino-acid sequence MSPRNWLWMVALLSAPMVQAQTTPVPADDSEYSDDEDRDSSDRYGDDEDSDEEMTPSAPQPPPALPTERATRRPFAGAVWASGHWYWDGGEWRFNSGTWLAPMEGYQFVNGYWEEDRGSWYWVSGGWARLGTTEVEIPIAVSAEALSTQQAPPAPRQEMRPAAPASNLVWEPGYWYWSGNEWDWVDGTWAAPPRADLAYVSPRWVQRGLSWHFVGGGWAPRGSVNITIPVFRHAHVSVGWGHPNYFAHTWYRAPAVRYYYHRPWRTHGHYYRHDRVWRSPRYHDYYRRHDASPGYGHHRDDRWRNRDNGGYRNRGNDGWRNRDNGGGWRSGPSERHERWRAPGHRSGGTHGATPVGNHGHGRGGRGRGDRHH is encoded by the coding sequence ATGAGTCCTCGAAACTGGCTCTGGATGGTGGCCCTGCTGTCAGCCCCGATGGTCCAGGCGCAGACAACCCCGGTGCCCGCGGACGACTCGGAGTACTCCGACGACGAGGACCGGGACTCCAGCGACAGGTACGGCGACGATGAGGACTCCGACGAGGAGATGACTCCTTCGGCCCCTCAACCTCCGCCCGCGCTGCCCACCGAGCGGGCAACCCGGCGCCCGTTCGCCGGCGCGGTGTGGGCGTCCGGCCACTGGTACTGGGATGGCGGTGAGTGGCGCTTCAACTCGGGCACCTGGCTGGCCCCCATGGAGGGCTACCAGTTCGTCAACGGCTACTGGGAGGAGGACCGAGGCTCCTGGTACTGGGTCTCCGGCGGCTGGGCCCGCCTGGGCACGACGGAGGTGGAGATTCCCATCGCGGTCTCCGCCGAGGCGCTCTCCACGCAGCAGGCCCCTCCCGCGCCCCGTCAGGAGATGCGCCCGGCGGCGCCTGCCTCCAACCTCGTCTGGGAGCCCGGCTACTGGTACTGGTCCGGCAACGAGTGGGATTGGGTGGATGGCACGTGGGCCGCTCCGCCGCGCGCGGACCTGGCCTACGTCTCGCCGCGCTGGGTGCAGCGCGGACTGAGCTGGCACTTCGTCGGCGGGGGCTGGGCGCCGCGCGGCTCGGTGAACATCACCATCCCCGTCTTCCGCCACGCGCACGTCTCGGTGGGCTGGGGCCACCCCAACTACTTCGCCCACACGTGGTACCGGGCCCCGGCCGTTCGCTACTACTACCACCGCCCCTGGCGGACCCACGGCCACTACTACCGGCATGACCGCGTCTGGCGCTCGCCGAGGTACCACGACTACTACCGGCGCCACGACGCCTCCCCCGGATACGGCCATCACCGCGATGACCGCTGGCGCAACCGCGACAACGGCGGCTACCGCAACCGGGGCAACGACGGCTGGCGCAACCGCGACAACGGCGGCGGCTGGCGCAGCGGCCCCTCGGAGCGGCATGAGCGCTGGCGAGCCCCGGGCCACCGCTCCGGCGGCACCCACGGCGCCACCCCCGTGGGGAACCACGGCCACGGCCGCGGCGGGCGGGGCCGCGGCGACCGCCACCACTGA
- a CDS encoding C39 family peptidase, with the protein MKARSLTMLTLLLAQTQTACVSQQKGLEDSPLEEPGPPARLWRRSASERDFDRFMREGTALTTEGALVLDATARTERTPVPAGRKEDGSTRYHEGAYRLGHAVSEEQLVPGGFTSVVPSFDVLTPPGTWVKVTLAARIDGVWTKDYELGVWAFDKEPVARHSVDGQGDADGYVSTDTLNLKRRADALRMGVWLHSSRPEVSPRVRALSAAVSDKKGVAADVVSDRAAWGTVLEVPGYSQMLYPDGGPVWCSPTSTSMLLGYWGRKLAKPELEPTVPFSADRTYDWVYKGTGNWAFNTAYASAIGDGVLHGAVMRLDGFAQVERLIAVGIPVSISIAYAEGELTGSPVRSSDGHLIVLKGFTPDGDVVCNDPAFKTNEAVAVTYKRDELWRAWQHSRGMAYVLWPVGTVLPAELIGLLR; encoded by the coding sequence GTGAAAGCCCGCTCCCTGACGATGCTCACGCTGCTCCTGGCTCAAACGCAGACGGCCTGTGTCTCGCAGCAGAAAGGCCTCGAGGACTCGCCGTTGGAGGAGCCGGGTCCTCCGGCCCGGCTGTGGCGACGCAGTGCGAGCGAGCGCGACTTCGACCGCTTCATGCGGGAGGGCACGGCGCTGACGACGGAGGGGGCCCTGGTGCTGGACGCCACGGCCCGGACGGAGCGCACGCCGGTGCCCGCGGGCCGCAAGGAGGATGGCAGCACGCGCTACCACGAAGGTGCCTATCGCCTGGGGCACGCGGTCTCCGAGGAGCAGCTCGTGCCGGGTGGGTTCACCAGCGTGGTGCCCTCGTTCGACGTGCTCACGCCTCCGGGGACGTGGGTGAAGGTCACGCTCGCCGCGCGCATCGATGGCGTGTGGACGAAGGACTACGAGCTGGGTGTGTGGGCCTTCGACAAGGAGCCGGTGGCCCGGCACAGCGTGGACGGGCAGGGCGACGCGGATGGGTATGTGTCCACCGACACGCTCAACCTCAAGCGGCGCGCGGATGCGCTGCGGATGGGGGTGTGGCTGCACTCGTCGCGGCCGGAGGTGTCGCCTCGGGTCCGGGCGCTGTCGGCGGCGGTGAGTGACAAGAAGGGTGTGGCCGCCGACGTGGTGTCGGACCGGGCGGCGTGGGGGACGGTGCTGGAGGTGCCGGGGTACTCGCAGATGTTGTACCCGGATGGGGGGCCGGTGTGGTGCTCGCCCACGTCGACCTCGATGTTGCTGGGGTACTGGGGCCGCAAGCTCGCGAAGCCCGAGCTGGAGCCCACCGTGCCATTCTCCGCGGACCGGACGTACGACTGGGTCTACAAGGGCACGGGCAACTGGGCCTTCAATACGGCGTATGCCTCCGCCATCGGTGATGGCGTGCTGCATGGCGCGGTGATGCGGCTGGATGGCTTCGCGCAGGTGGAGCGGCTCATCGCGGTGGGTATCCCGGTCAGCATCAGCATCGCCTACGCGGAGGGGGAGCTCACGGGCTCGCCCGTGCGCAGCTCGGATGGGCACCTCATCGTTCTCAAGGGCTTCACGCCGGACGGCGACGTCGTGTGCAATGACCCCGCGTTCAAGACGAACGAGGCGGTGGCGGTGACGTACAAGCGCGATGAGCTGTGGCGTGCGTGGCAGCACTCGCGGGGCATGGCGTATGTGCTGTGGCCCGTGGGGACGGTGCTCCCGGCGGAGCTCATCGGGCTGCTTCGCTAG
- a CDS encoding sensor histidine kinase: protein MVSSRTSIRAYRAGFFFVVALLSAVTAFTLWTEVRTGARVDALVNEALVRARLIGRIRVDVLSLESAIEAHIRATDDAERDAADVVMEEILSDIRLASEEYTRNLPPGDKAVWERFNAACQGLADQVRAAAVFSQRREADRARRHLAERIRPLAAQLDALGESLSEENSNEARRVGGRLADMRVRNTALGAGTTLLAMLLSVLVGWQVTSLLKRQDATIQGQLEELGRHNQELDSFTRRVAHDLISPLAPLKGYLTLIRRTGAVKDAGALEMLAQCESSAVRMGELIEALLRFCRAGTRGERTVGELDTAVTTVLLEVSQTAAAQGVAVDRTLQPGVAVDCPGQLLQVTARNLLTNAVKYSAGRPDARVTVKVFTEGPDAVLEVADNGIGMGPGVLALLFQPFFRAPEVRSLPGHGLGLATTKRVVEAHGGTLTVRSEEGKGTQVVVRFAHVARLAEGSTAESAQSSPASSIRKVAS, encoded by the coding sequence CTGGTGAGCTCCCGCACGTCCATCCGCGCGTACCGCGCCGGCTTCTTCTTCGTGGTGGCCCTGTTGTCGGCTGTCACGGCCTTCACGCTGTGGACGGAGGTTCGCACGGGCGCGCGAGTGGACGCGCTGGTGAACGAGGCGCTGGTGCGCGCCCGCTTGATTGGCCGCATCCGCGTGGACGTGCTGTCGCTGGAGTCCGCGATTGAAGCGCACATCCGCGCCACGGATGACGCCGAGCGCGACGCGGCGGACGTGGTGATGGAGGAAATCCTCTCCGACATCCGCCTGGCCTCGGAGGAGTACACGCGCAACCTGCCTCCCGGAGACAAGGCGGTGTGGGAGCGCTTCAATGCCGCGTGCCAGGGGTTGGCGGACCAGGTGCGCGCCGCGGCGGTGTTCTCCCAGCGGCGCGAGGCGGACCGGGCGCGCCGGCACCTGGCCGAGCGCATCCGTCCGTTGGCCGCGCAGCTCGATGCGCTGGGCGAGTCGCTGTCGGAGGAGAACTCCAACGAGGCGCGCCGCGTGGGCGGACGGCTGGCGGACATGCGCGTGCGCAACACGGCGCTGGGCGCGGGCACCACGCTGTTGGCCATGCTGTTGTCCGTGCTGGTGGGGTGGCAGGTGACGTCGCTGCTCAAGCGCCAGGACGCCACGATTCAAGGACAGCTCGAGGAGCTGGGCCGCCACAACCAGGAGCTGGATTCATTCACCCGCCGCGTGGCGCATGACCTCATCAGTCCGCTGGCGCCGCTCAAGGGCTACCTGACGCTCATCCGCCGCACGGGCGCGGTGAAGGACGCGGGCGCGCTGGAGATGCTGGCGCAGTGCGAGTCCAGCGCGGTCCGCATGGGCGAGCTGATTGAAGCGCTGCTGCGCTTCTGCCGCGCGGGCACACGAGGCGAGCGCACCGTGGGCGAGCTGGACACGGCGGTGACGACGGTGCTGCTGGAGGTGTCGCAGACGGCGGCGGCGCAGGGCGTGGCGGTGGACAGGACGCTGCAGCCGGGGGTGGCGGTGGATTGTCCCGGGCAGTTGTTGCAGGTGACTGCGCGCAACCTGCTGACGAACGCGGTGAAGTACTCGGCGGGGCGGCCCGACGCGCGGGTGACGGTGAAGGTCTTCACCGAGGGCCCGGACGCGGTGCTCGAGGTGGCGGACAACGGCATCGGCATGGGGCCCGGGGTGCTGGCGCTGTTGTTCCAGCCGTTCTTCCGGGCGCCGGAGGTGCGTTCGCTGCCGGGGCATGGGTTGGGATTGGCCACCACGAAGCGCGTGGTGGAGGCGCATGGGGGGACGCTGACGGTGCGCTCGGAGGAAGGGAAGGGCACGCAGGTGGTGGTGCGCTTCGCCCATGTGGCGCGGTTGGCGGAGGGAAGCACCGCCGAGTCCGCGCAGTCGTCTCCTGCTTCCTCGATTCGCAAGGTGGCCTCTTGA
- a CDS encoding sigma-54-dependent transcriptional regulator — protein MSTARILVVDDDPQARDLLQRLLGPLGAVSQASNPKAAQERLAEGAFDLVLTDMAMPEPGDGLKVLQEVKAHLPDTPVIVVTAFGNIEGALDSIQLGAFDYLAKPFDVDAILRVARRALEQKRLVEENRSLRQQVDRSALVGRSPALLEVYKQVARAAASNVPVLITGETGTGKEMVARALHKRSPRSSGPFIPVDCGAITESLMESELFGHAKGSFTGASGARRGVFEEANGGTLFLDEIGDVGMKVQSQLLRVLQEGEIRRVGESVPVKVDARVVAATNKNLKERVSEGVFREDLLYRLDVVHLHLPPLRERREDIPALVQHFAGRHARGGVSPVVTSEAMSRLTAYDWPGNVRQLENVVARALALNVTGVLGPQDFPEPIGDAPKRLTGLAGDLPSLAELSRRYAAHVLQAVGGNKSEAARLLDVDRKTLYKLLEATGVEPEAS, from the coding sequence TTGAGCACAGCTCGCATCCTCGTCGTGGACGATGACCCTCAGGCGAGGGACTTGCTCCAGCGGTTGTTGGGGCCGCTGGGCGCGGTGTCGCAGGCGTCGAATCCGAAGGCGGCGCAGGAGCGGCTGGCGGAGGGCGCGTTCGACCTGGTGCTGACGGACATGGCCATGCCCGAGCCGGGGGATGGGCTGAAGGTGTTGCAGGAGGTGAAGGCGCACCTGCCAGACACGCCGGTCATCGTGGTGACGGCCTTTGGCAACATCGAGGGCGCGCTCGACAGCATCCAGTTGGGGGCGTTCGACTACCTGGCCAAGCCCTTCGACGTGGACGCGATTCTGCGCGTGGCGCGGCGGGCGTTGGAGCAGAAGCGGTTGGTGGAGGAGAACCGCTCGCTGCGCCAGCAGGTGGACCGCAGCGCGCTGGTGGGCCGCAGCCCCGCGTTGCTGGAGGTGTACAAGCAGGTGGCTCGCGCGGCGGCGAGCAACGTGCCGGTGTTGATTACGGGTGAGACGGGCACGGGCAAGGAGATGGTGGCGCGCGCGCTGCACAAGCGCTCGCCGCGCTCGTCGGGGCCGTTCATCCCGGTGGACTGTGGCGCCATCACCGAGTCGCTGATGGAGAGCGAGCTGTTCGGCCACGCGAAGGGCAGCTTCACGGGCGCGTCGGGTGCTCGCCGAGGTGTCTTCGAGGAGGCGAACGGCGGGACGCTCTTCCTGGACGAGATTGGCGACGTGGGGATGAAGGTGCAGTCGCAGCTCCTGCGCGTGTTGCAGGAGGGCGAGATTCGCCGCGTGGGCGAGAGCGTGCCGGTGAAGGTGGACGCGCGCGTGGTGGCGGCGACGAACAAGAACTTGAAGGAGCGGGTGTCGGAGGGCGTGTTCCGCGAGGACCTGCTGTACCGGCTGGACGTGGTGCACCTGCACCTGCCGCCCTTGCGCGAGCGGCGCGAGGACATCCCCGCGCTGGTGCAGCACTTCGCGGGACGGCATGCGCGGGGTGGGGTGAGTCCGGTCGTGACTTCGGAGGCCATGAGCCGGCTGACGGCATATGACTGGCCGGGCAACGTGCGGCAGCTGGAGAACGTGGTGGCGCGTGCGCTGGCGCTCAACGTGACGGGCGTGCTGGGGCCGCAGGACTTCCCGGAGCCCATCGGTGATGCGCCCAAGCGACTGACGGGACTGGCGGGGGACCTGCCGAGCCTCGCGGAGCTGTCGCGCCGGTATGCCGCGCATGTGCTCCAGGCGGTGGGTGGCAACAAGAGCGAGGCGGCGCGGCTGCTCGATGTGGACCGCAAGACGCTCTACAAGCTGCTCGAGGCGACGGGTGTGGAGCCGGAGGCCTCGTGA
- a CDS encoding PQQ-dependent sugar dehydrogenase — MTPWTCRFARLLPLFLLALACAPEPSTEEGAASPEGTDSIQAAATLPPSYSDTQVTAIAQPTALAFTPDGRLLITTQGGQLRVYSGGVLLATPALNLSSKLCTNSERGLLGVAVDPDFLSNAHIYLYYTFNKFNTCSTNIANVAVNRVSRFLLSGNSIINPASEVVLLDNIPSTAGNHNGGDLHFGPDGLLYISVGDGGCQLGDPTRCAGQNTTARRLDVMLGKMLRIRKDGTIPTDNPWFASSGSRRCGNPAGVPSGTGPCQENYATGLRNPFRFAFQPGTSTFFINDVGQGVWEEIDEGIKGADYGWNTREGHCANNSTTNCGAPPAGMTNPLFDYKHGTNPAPSPFQGCNSITGGAFAPPGAWAAADDNAYFFSDYVCGKVFKLTRGSGGTVSVSAFATGLGNSSAVMLRFGPSPNGTALYYTTYAGGGEVRRINFTGATNRPPIAAFTATPTEGATPLTVQFNGSGSSDPDGDALRYVWTFGDGSAVVETTTPTTSHVYTATGTFTASLTVRDARGTSSVQAATQRIDSGNTAPVPVITGPLESLRFYAGQSLVLTGTATDAEDGTLPASALSWRALLHHNEHNHPLLPPTTGNNIPLTAPQPEDLPAVMTNYVEVLLTATDSKGRSTTVSRYLLPNIVEVTLHTEPAGLTIDVNGTSFVTPVNVKSWERYTLNVTAPSPQTSGGATWNWASWSDGGARAHGYLTPGANSSLTATYNSALAPSSGDMPDTAIHRE, encoded by the coding sequence ATGACACCTTGGACTTGTCGTTTCGCGCGACTGTTGCCGTTGTTCCTGCTGGCCCTGGCGTGTGCACCGGAACCTTCGACGGAAGAAGGGGCCGCGAGCCCGGAGGGAACGGACTCCATCCAGGCAGCCGCCACGTTGCCGCCGTCCTATTCGGACACGCAGGTGACGGCGATTGCCCAGCCCACCGCGCTGGCCTTCACGCCGGATGGGCGGCTGCTCATCACCACGCAAGGCGGACAGCTGCGTGTGTATTCCGGAGGCGTGTTGCTGGCCACGCCCGCGCTGAACCTGTCCTCCAAGCTCTGCACCAACTCGGAGCGGGGCTTGTTGGGCGTGGCGGTGGACCCGGACTTCCTGAGCAACGCGCACATCTATCTCTATTACACGTTCAACAAGTTCAACACGTGCTCGACGAACATCGCCAACGTGGCGGTGAATCGCGTGTCGCGCTTCCTGCTGTCGGGCAACAGCATCATCAACCCGGCGAGCGAGGTGGTGCTGCTGGACAACATCCCCTCCACGGCGGGCAATCACAACGGCGGGGACCTGCACTTCGGCCCGGATGGGTTGCTCTACATCAGCGTGGGTGACGGAGGCTGCCAGTTGGGAGACCCCACTCGCTGCGCGGGACAGAACACCACCGCGCGCCGACTGGACGTGATGCTGGGGAAGATGCTGCGCATCCGCAAGGACGGCACCATTCCCACGGACAACCCGTGGTTCGCGTCGTCCGGCAGCCGCCGCTGTGGCAATCCGGCGGGAGTGCCCTCGGGCACGGGGCCGTGCCAGGAGAACTACGCAACAGGGTTGCGCAATCCGTTCCGCTTCGCCTTCCAGCCGGGCACGAGCACGTTCTTCATCAACGACGTGGGCCAGGGCGTGTGGGAGGAGATTGACGAAGGCATCAAGGGCGCGGACTACGGCTGGAACACGCGCGAGGGGCACTGCGCGAACAACTCCACGACCAACTGCGGAGCGCCACCCGCGGGGATGACGAACCCCCTCTTCGACTACAAGCACGGCACCAACCCGGCGCCCTCGCCGTTCCAGGGTTGCAACTCCATCACTGGTGGAGCCTTCGCGCCTCCGGGGGCGTGGGCGGCCGCTGACGACAACGCGTACTTCTTCAGCGACTACGTTTGCGGGAAGGTGTTCAAGCTGACGCGCGGCTCGGGTGGCACGGTGTCGGTGAGCGCGTTCGCGACGGGCCTGGGCAACAGCTCCGCGGTGATGCTGCGCTTCGGTCCCTCGCCCAACGGCACGGCGCTCTACTACACGACGTACGCGGGCGGCGGAGAGGTGCGGCGCATCAACTTCACGGGCGCGACCAACCGCCCGCCCATCGCCGCCTTCACCGCGACGCCCACCGAGGGCGCCACGCCGCTGACTGTGCAGTTCAACGGAAGCGGCAGCAGCGACCCGGATGGCGATGCGCTGAGGTACGTCTGGACGTTCGGAGATGGCAGCGCGGTGGTGGAGACGACCACGCCCACCACGAGCCACGTGTACACCGCGACTGGGACGTTCACGGCCTCGCTCACGGTGCGTGACGCCCGAGGGACCTCGTCCGTCCAGGCGGCGACACAGCGCATCGACTCGGGCAACACGGCGCCCGTGCCGGTCATCACGGGGCCGCTGGAGAGCCTGCGCTTCTACGCGGGCCAGTCGCTGGTGCTGACGGGCACCGCCACGGACGCGGAGGACGGCACGCTTCCGGCCAGCGCGTTGTCATGGCGCGCGCTCCTGCACCACAACGAGCACAACCACCCGCTCCTGCCGCCGACGACGGGCAACAACATCCCGCTCACGGCGCCGCAGCCCGAGGACCTGCCCGCGGTGATGACCAACTACGTGGAGGTGTTGCTCACCGCGACGGACTCGAAGGGGCGCAGCACGACGGTGTCGCGATACCTCCTGCCGAACATCGTCGAGGTGACGCTCCACACGGAGCCAGCGGGCCTGACCATCGACGTCAACGGCACCAGCTTCGTCACGCCCGTCAACGTCAAGTCCTGGGAGCGCTACACGCTCAACGTCACCGCGCCCTCACCGCAGACCAGCGGAGGCGCGACGTGGAACTGGGCCTCCTGGTCCGACGGAGGCGCGAGGGCCCACGGCTACCTGACGCCCGGCGCCAACTCCAGCCTCACGGCCACATACAACAGCGCGCTGGCCCCCTCGTCGGGTGACATGCCGGATACGGCCATTCATCGAGAGTAG
- a CDS encoding GAF domain-containing protein: MVEAFSKVSEASKLLLEKGLGASTAVECLSMVGHAMGVDRAYIFENRTQQTYGRFVTDLRYAWAEPPTASPLANPVLRAFSFRDFAPGWVDMLEAGMVVACPTRDAPPMMRDLLERQGTQSILLCPVNPSRQQWWGVTVFEDCHRPRAWRPEDVSLLKSLARAVAASVRHGQMRSSLDQVRTSLRAAVNRPPASGR, encoded by the coding sequence ATGGTCGAAGCCTTCTCGAAGGTGTCGGAAGCCTCGAAGCTGTTGCTGGAGAAGGGCCTCGGCGCGAGCACCGCGGTGGAGTGCCTGAGCATGGTGGGCCACGCGATGGGCGTGGACCGGGCATACATCTTCGAGAACCGCACGCAGCAGACGTATGGCCGCTTCGTGACGGACCTGCGCTACGCGTGGGCCGAGCCGCCCACGGCGTCTCCCTTGGCCAACCCCGTGCTGCGCGCGTTCTCCTTCCGGGACTTCGCGCCGGGCTGGGTGGACATGCTGGAGGCGGGGATGGTGGTGGCGTGCCCCACCCGGGACGCGCCGCCGATGATGCGCGACCTGCTGGAGCGCCAGGGGACGCAGTCCATCCTCCTGTGCCCGGTGAATCCCTCGCGGCAGCAGTGGTGGGGCGTGACGGTCTTCGAGGACTGCCACCGTCCCAGGGCGTGGCGGCCGGAGGATGTCTCCCTCTTGAAGTCGCTGGCGCGCGCGGTGGCGGCGTCGGTGCGTCACGGGCAGATGCGCTCGTCGTTGGATCAGGTCCGCACCAGCCTGCGGGCGGCGGTGAACCGTCCCCCCGCGTCCGGGCGCTGA